Proteins found in one Neofelis nebulosa isolate mNeoNeb1 chromosome 3, mNeoNeb1.pri, whole genome shotgun sequence genomic segment:
- the CCNA2 gene encoding cyclin-A2 codes for MLGSSAPGPASREAGSALLTLQHTELQEDQENINPEKVAPAQQPRTRAGLAVLKAGNPRVPAPQQRPKTRRVAPLKDLPINDEHVTVPPWKANSKQPAFTIHVDEAEEETQKRPAESKKTEHENVLAFNSAITLSGPRKPLVPLDYPMDGSFESPHTMDISIVLDDEKPMSVNEVPDYHEDIHTYLREMEVKCKPKVGYMKKQPDITNSMRAILVDWLVEVGEEYKLQNETLHLAVNYIDRFLSSMSVLRGKLQLVGTAAMLLASKFEEIYPPEVAEFVYITDDTYTKKQVLRMEHLVLKVLAFDLAAPTVNQFLTQYFLHQQSANCKVESLAMFLGELSLIDADPYLKYLPSVIAAAAFHLALYTVTGQSWPESLVQKTGYTLESLKPCLMDLHQTYLRAPQHAQQSIREKYKSSKYHGVSLLNPPETLNV; via the exons ATGTTGGGCAGCTCCGCGCCGGGGCCTGCGTCCCGCGAGGCGGGCTCGGCGCTGCTAACATTGCAGCATACGGAGCTCCAAGAGGACCAGGAGAACATCAACCCTGAGAAGGTGGCGCCCGCCCAGCAGCCCCGCACTCGTGCCGGGCTGGCCGTACTCAAGGCTGGGAATCCGCGCGTTCCAGCACCGCAGCAGAGGCCCAAGACACGACGG gttGCACCTCTTAAGGATCTTCCTATAAATGATGAGCATGTCACTGTTCCTCCCTGGAAAGCAAACAGTAAACAGCCTGCATTTACCATTCATGTGgatgaagcagaagaagagaCTCAAAAGAGGCCAGctgaatctaaaaaaacagaacatgaaAATGTCCTGGCTTTTAATTCAGCCATTACTTTATCTGGACCAAGAAAACCACTGGTACCTCTGGATTATCCAATGGATGGTAGTTTTG AGTCACCACATACTATGGACATATCAATTGTATTAGACGATGAAAAGCCAATGAGTGTCAATGAAGTCCCAGACTACCATGAGGATATTCACACATACCTTAGGGAAATGGAG GTTAAATGTAAGCCTAAAGTGGGTTACATGAAGAAACAGCCAGACATCACTAACAGTATGAGGGCTATCCTTGTGGACTGGTTAGTTGAAGTAGGAGAAGAATATAAACTACAGAATGAGACCCTGCATTTGGCTGTGAACTACATTGATAGGTTCCTTTCATCGATGTCTGTGTTGAGAGGAAAACTTCAGCTTGTGGGCACTGCTGCTATGCTGTTAGCCTC AAAGTTTGAAGAAATATACCCCCCAGAAGTAGCAGAGTTTGTGTACATTACAGATGATACCTATACCAAGAAACAAGTCCTGAGAATGGAGCATCTAGTTTTGAAAGTGCTTGCTTTTGACCTAGCTGCACCAACAGTAAATCAATTTCTTACCCAATACTTTCTGCATCAGCAGTCTGCCAACTGCAAAGTTGAAAGTTTAGCAATG TTTTTGGGAGAATTAAGTTTGATAGATGCTGACCCATACCTAAAGTATTTGCCATCAGTTATTGCTGCAGCAGCCTTTCATTTAGCACTCTACACAGTCACAGGACAAAGCTGG CCTGAATCTTTAGTTCAAAAGACTGGATATACCTTGGAAAGTCTTAAGCCTTGCCTCATGGACCTTCACCAGACCTACCTCAGAGCACCACAGCACGCACAACAGTCAATAAGGGAAAAGTATAAAAGTTCAAA GTATCATGGTGTTTCTCTCCTCAACCCACCAGAGACACTAAATGTGTAA